Proteins from one Coffea arabica cultivar ET-39 chromosome 8c, Coffea Arabica ET-39 HiFi, whole genome shotgun sequence genomic window:
- the LOC113706160 gene encoding pectinesterase inhibitor-like: MAISESFSPRKHFLAFLLVTIAAACSSHANPSIKASRDLLNFVCSRSSNPPLCLQVLSSDPRSRNATLKDLGFISLDAAESQAKTTQTLIGSLLQKATDPKLKAQLKSCQGFYDDSIKQLDQGRNALNAGNPRGSGGYVSAANADADSCDEGFAGSSTPEPSELQDADQKFEVISGITLIVTAFLLLPPPSH, from the coding sequence ATGGCAATTTCAGAATCCTTCTCCCCAAGAAAACACTTTCTTGCATTTCTTCTGGTAACAATTGCGGCAGCCTGCAGCAGCCATGCAAATCCTAGCATCAAAGCATCAAGGGATCTGCTTAATTTCGTCTGCAGCAGATCATCCAACCCTCCTCTGTGTTTACAAGTCCTAAGCTCCGATCCCCGTTCCCGTAATGCTACTCTCAAAGACCTAGGATTTATTTCACTTGACGCAGCAGAATCCCAGGCTAAAACCACACAAACATTGATCGGATCCCTCCTGCAGAAAGCAACTGATCCAAAACTGAAGGCGCAGCTCAAATCATGCCAGGGTTTTTATGACGATTCCATTAAACAACTGGATCAAGGGAGGAATGCCCTGAACGCTGGGAATCCCAGGGGATCAGGTGGCTACGTCTCTGCTGCTAATGCCGATGCTGATTCTTGTGATGAGGGCTTTGCAGGGAGTTCCACTCCAGAACCTTCGGAACTTCAAGATGCCGACCAGAAGTTTGAAGTTATTTCTGGCATCACATTGATTGTTACGGCTTTCTTGCTGCTTCCTCCTCCGTCCCATTAA
- the LOC113706286 gene encoding cytokinin riboside 5'-monophosphate phosphoribohydrolase LOG8 isoform X1 — translation MEESNNRSQFKRICVYCGSNPGHRKVFSDAAVELGNELVRRKIDLVYGGGSVGLMGLISQRVYDGGCHVLGRVIPKALVPIEISGETVGDVRIASNMHERKAEMARHADAFIALPGGYGTMEETLEMITWSQLGIHKKPVGLINVDGYYNSLLALFDNGVEEGFIKPGARHIVLAAPTAEELLDKMEQYTPSHDHVAPHESWQLEKLGDYPSEQSP, via the exons ATGGAGGAGAGCAATAACAGAAGCCAATTCAAGAGAATCTGTGTGTATTGCGGGAGCAATCCAGGCCACAGGAAAGTATTCAGTGATGCTGCTGTTGAATTGGGGAATGAACTG GTGAGAAGAAAGATAGACTTGGTATATGGGGGCGGAAGTGTTGGATTGATGGGATTGATTTCCCAGAGAGTTTATGATGGAGGTTGCCATGTTCTTGG CAGGGTGATTCCAAAAGCTCTCGTGCCTATTGAG ATATCTGGTGAAACTGTTGGGGATGTGAGAATCGCCTCCAACATGCATGAGCGCAAAGCTGAAATGGCTAGACATGCTGATGCTTTTATTGCTCTTCCTG ggGGATATGGAACTATGGAAGAAACACTGGAAATGATAACATGGTCACAACTTGGCATCCATAAAAAGCCG GTAGGTTTAATTAATGTGGATGGCTATTATAATTCCTTGCTGGCATTGTTTGACAATGGAGTTGAAGAAGGCTTCATCAAGCCAGGTGCTCGGCACATAGTCCTCGCTGCTCCTACAGCAGAAGAACTTCTAGACAAAATGGAG CAATACACCCCTTCTCATGATCATGTTGCCCCTCATGAAAGCTGGCAGCTGGAGAAACTGGGTGACTATCCAAGTGAGCAGAGTCCCTAG
- the LOC113706286 gene encoding cytokinin riboside 5'-monophosphate phosphoribohydrolase LOG8 isoform X2 — protein sequence MEESNNRSQFKRICVYCGSNPGHRKVFSDAAVELGNELVRRKIDLVYGGGSVGLMGLISQRVYDGGCHVLGVIPKALVPIEISGETVGDVRIASNMHERKAEMARHADAFIALPGGYGTMEETLEMITWSQLGIHKKPVGLINVDGYYNSLLALFDNGVEEGFIKPGARHIVLAAPTAEELLDKMEQYTPSHDHVAPHESWQLEKLGDYPSEQSP from the exons ATGGAGGAGAGCAATAACAGAAGCCAATTCAAGAGAATCTGTGTGTATTGCGGGAGCAATCCAGGCCACAGGAAAGTATTCAGTGATGCTGCTGTTGAATTGGGGAATGAACTG GTGAGAAGAAAGATAGACTTGGTATATGGGGGCGGAAGTGTTGGATTGATGGGATTGATTTCCCAGAGAGTTTATGATGGAGGTTGCCATGTTCTTGG GGTGATTCCAAAAGCTCTCGTGCCTATTGAG ATATCTGGTGAAACTGTTGGGGATGTGAGAATCGCCTCCAACATGCATGAGCGCAAAGCTGAAATGGCTAGACATGCTGATGCTTTTATTGCTCTTCCTG ggGGATATGGAACTATGGAAGAAACACTGGAAATGATAACATGGTCACAACTTGGCATCCATAAAAAGCCG GTAGGTTTAATTAATGTGGATGGCTATTATAATTCCTTGCTGGCATTGTTTGACAATGGAGTTGAAGAAGGCTTCATCAAGCCAGGTGCTCGGCACATAGTCCTCGCTGCTCCTACAGCAGAAGAACTTCTAGACAAAATGGAG CAATACACCCCTTCTCATGATCATGTTGCCCCTCATGAAAGCTGGCAGCTGGAGAAACTGGGTGACTATCCAAGTGAGCAGAGTCCCTAG
- the LOC113706161 gene encoding uncharacterized protein — MAVMEPAKIAPTTKAAQFEKIKRGAVLGDLVLEVHNAREKCIVDDSVRCRESLNNFPIEGDLKDGRVKSRRREGMMVQKVSELVRDGRWDRELIKQVFEKEEGRNILRIPLGVQPLKDRIYWNFSPTGMYTVKSGYRLAKKRRRRGWQGKADAGSSCSRVGTNLSWTFLWGLNMKHKLKHFIWKCLHGVLPVNAVVRERCSKGDPMCISCGESTETIEHCLFLCHHAKAVWKIAPLSWDGLEMFSNSFWHWWEELKGAAKEENGRERIILSVNLLWQIWKSRNARQFDENHGDPRMVVEKALREWREYQETQEEVRGTGESQARKDEAVLGWRRPRAG; from the exons ATGGCTGTCATGGAACCAGCAAAAATAGCTCCAACAACTAAAGCAGCTCAGTTCGAGAAGATAAAAAGAGGAGCTGTGCTGGGCGATTTGGTCCTAGAAGTACACAATGCCAGAGAAAAATGCAT AGTAGATGACAGTGTAAGGTGCAGGGAATCCCTTAACAATTTTCCAATTGAAGGAG ATCTTAAGGATGGAAGGGTCAAATCGAGGAGAAGGGAAGGGATGATGGTCCAGAAAGTGAGTGAGCTAGTTAGGGACGGGAGATGGGATAGGGAGCTGATCAAGCAAGTCTTTGAGAAGGAGGAAGGGAGGAACATACTGAGAATCCCGCTTGGGGTACAACCTCTAAAGGATAGAATATATTGGAATTTCTCTCCTACAGGTATGTACACAGTTAAGTCAGGGTATAGATTGGCTAAGAAAAGGAGAAGGAGGGGGTGGCAGGGCAAGGCAGATGCTGGATCTAGTTGTTCGAGGGTGGGAACTAACCTGAGCTGGACTTTTCTGTGGGGCTTGAATATGAAGCATAAGTTGAAGcatttcatttggaaatgcTTGCATGGGGTGCTGCCAGTGAATGCTGTGGTCAGAGAGAGGTGCTCGAAAGGTGATCCTATGTGTATAAGCTGCGGGGAGAGCACGGAAACTATTGAACATTGCTTGTTTCTATGTCATCACGCCAAGGCTGTATGGAAGATTGCGCCTCTGAGTTGGGATGGTTTAGAGATGTTTTCAAACAGTTTCTGGCATTGGTGGGAGGAATTAAAGGGGGCGGCAAAGGAGGAAAATGGGAGGGAGCGTATTATCTTGTCTGTCAATTTGCTGTGGCAAATCTGGAAGTCTAGGAATGCTAGGCAGTTTGATGAGAATCATGGAGACCCAAGGATGGTAGTAGAGAAAGCACTAAGGGAGTGGAGGGAGTATCAGGAAACTCAGGAAGAAGTGAGAGGAACTGGTGAAAGTCAGGCGAGGAAAGATGAAGCAGTGTTAGGTTGGAGGAGGCCAAGGGCTGGTTAG